From the Deltaproteobacteria bacterium genome, one window contains:
- a CDS encoding ABC transporter substrate-binding protein, translating into MVETIRTFSLVISLLLSASFASAQPAGKTWKIGVLVSSTQALNAARDAALRDGLRALGYEEGKNIVIEYSFSEGKLERLPQLARELVERKPDVIVVGGTGVAVAAKKATSTIPIVVAGVGDLVEAGLIKSFMFPGGNVTGVARTSADFFGDRLKLIKEILPKASQVTALANPANPGHARNLKDVELGARASGLTFQSVTAKSAAELDSAVSNAAKGGAGALFILSDAMFNTNVARIATLAIKHRLAAVYDRSDFVEAGGLLSYGVNLPDLSRRAAEYIDKILKGAKPGDLTLVQPTKFDLWVNAKTAEQIGVAVPPAVLERAQKVIR; encoded by the coding sequence ATGGTTGAAACGATAAGAACTTTTTCGCTGGTAATTTCGTTGCTGCTGAGCGCGTCGTTCGCTTCGGCGCAGCCGGCTGGGAAAACTTGGAAGATCGGCGTGCTGGTGTCGAGCACGCAGGCTTTGAACGCGGCGCGCGATGCGGCGCTGCGTGATGGGTTGCGCGCGTTGGGTTATGAAGAGGGCAAGAATATCGTCATCGAGTACAGCTTCAGTGAAGGAAAGTTGGAACGCTTGCCGCAGTTGGCGCGTGAGTTGGTGGAGCGCAAGCCCGACGTGATCGTGGTCGGAGGCACTGGCGTGGCGGTGGCGGCGAAAAAAGCCACGAGCACGATCCCCATCGTCGTCGCCGGCGTCGGCGATCTGGTTGAGGCCGGACTGATCAAGAGTTTTATGTTTCCCGGCGGCAACGTTACCGGCGTGGCGCGCACCTCGGCGGATTTTTTCGGCGACAGGTTAAAACTGATTAAAGAAATCTTGCCGAAAGCATCGCAAGTCACGGCCCTGGCTAATCCCGCCAATCCCGGCCACGCCCGCAATTTGAAAGATGTCGAACTCGGCGCGCGCGCATCGGGCCTGACCTTTCAATCGGTGACGGCAAAATCGGCCGCTGAATTGGACAGCGCCGTCAGTAACGCGGCCAAGGGCGGCGCCGGCGCGCTTTTCATTCTGAGCGACGCCATGTTCAATACTAACGTGGCGCGCATCGCGACGCTCGCCATCAAGCACCGGCTGGCGGCGGTGTACGATCGCAGCGACTTTGTCGAAGCGGGCGGTTTGTTGAGCTACGGCGTGAACCTGCCGGATCTATCCCGGCGCGCGGCGGAGTACATCGACAAGATTCTCAAAGGCGCCAAACCCGGCGATCTGACGTTGGTGCAACCGACCAAGTTCGATCTCTGGGTCAACGCCAAAACCGCCGAACA